Proteins co-encoded in one Bacillus paramycoides genomic window:
- the purN gene encoding phosphoribosylglycinamide formyltransferase, translated as MSRLAVFASGSGSNFQSLINAAEEKRLEAEISLLVCDKPEARAVGRAHYHHIPCFAFSAKAYESKEAFEKEILKKLEEYKIDYVILAGYMRLIGPTLLEAYGGRIINIHPSLLPSFPGKDAVGQALEAGVKVTGVTIHYVDAGMDTGPIIAQEAVVVSDGDTRESLQKKIQQVEHKLYVNTVNQIVQSVKEPTVN; from the coding sequence ATGAGTAGATTAGCAGTTTTTGCTTCTGGAAGTGGCTCTAACTTTCAATCTCTCATCAATGCGGCAGAAGAAAAAAGATTAGAAGCAGAGATTAGTTTATTAGTATGTGATAAACCAGAAGCACGTGCTGTTGGACGAGCACATTATCATCATATTCCATGTTTCGCTTTTTCAGCGAAAGCATATGAGTCAAAAGAAGCATTTGAAAAAGAAATATTAAAGAAGCTAGAAGAGTATAAAATTGATTATGTTATTTTAGCTGGATATATGCGTTTAATTGGACCAACTTTACTAGAAGCTTATGGCGGAAGGATTATTAATATTCATCCATCACTATTACCGAGTTTTCCAGGGAAAGATGCTGTTGGCCAAGCGTTAGAAGCAGGTGTGAAAGTAACTGGAGTAACGATTCATTATGTAGATGCAGGTATGGATACAGGGCCAATTATTGCACAAGAAGCAGTAGTTGTTTCTGATGGGGATACGAGAGAAAGCTTACAAAAGAAAATTCAACAAGTTGAACATAAATTATACGTAAATACAGTGAATCAAATTGTTCAATCTGTGAAAGAACCAACTGTTAACTAA